Below is a window of Lytechinus variegatus isolate NC3 chromosome 4, Lvar_3.0, whole genome shotgun sequence DNA.
tgaaactttttatttaaaaccaaaattttttttgtcatgtgaaaatgattattttgataCGACAAAAGTTGATTCTATAATGACTTAATTTCTGTTTGATcccaaatgaaatttaaataatgataaagcTGAACATCTAAACTTTAATGATATAGGTTTTACAAGAAGAGGTATTTTAGATGTGTCAGCATATGCATTTTCCCTAGGCCAAGTACAATTTGTTggctcaaaaacaagaatactgcgctctgattggtcataGAGACCACGTACACTTCCATCCAAATTCCAACGGTTTCCACACTGGGGCTCTCCAAGGCCACACACACTAtaatgtggtaatctcttcaaaattacccgcgcctgttgttttGTAAACATTATTCAGCCGATCAGAACATTGCATTTTATGCTACtcagaaatttcagaaatctcgtatTGTATTTTGATGGAAAAAGTTGGCTCTTGACCCATCTAAAAGGTGCACATATCAAGAGTTGACATCTGCAGAGTAAGAGCTGTCTGATGATATACAATAAATAGTATTTgggccccccaaaaaagtttggCACAATATTTGCAAGagaaaacagagaaagaaatttCGTTTGAAGTATCTCTCAGGCCTGAAATTCACTTACTCATTTGTTCATTAGCATAGGGATCCGCAGTCGACTGATCGTCATCATCCTCGTTGTCATCACTAgagtcatcatcttcaccattcccaatatcatcaacatcgttgtcaacatcatcatatttatcgtcatcatcatcaccaccaccaccatactCATAATTGCTATTTTCAATTCATCTACCTTTCCTTTCATGTCATAAATGTTACTAGTATTCCATTGCCATTGCTGTCATTTTCAGAGTATTCCAGTGGCGtttcataatattttctgtattttactTGGTATCTATTAATCAAGTTGTTTTCGGCTCATACTTTATTTATTCGTTCGTTGTAGCagaatttatcatttttgttcaattcaattattttatttcatttccattcaaaacataatacaaagtaatataaaacaatacaaatcaagtacaattttacagaagggcattcttacttcgtaaaaaaaattattatccaTTATTACTAAcaaacgaaaagaaaaaaatcggCAAAAAGATCAAGGACCACCAAATTTGTAAAACTTGTCTCCAAGAAATGatcagaaataaacaaaatgagcAGAGGGCCATGGAAAAGGCAAACCAGCATTTTTTTAGCACGTTTAGTGCAATATactactgttttttttattttggcgGGCAAGGGCGCCGtaagcgggggggcaggggggcacttgcccccccaaagaaaatttttggggggcaaaacgagattttgccccccccccatgtgcccccctaaaagtagaaaaactATATTacttaaggacaaaagtaaacgatgaaggcacttttctgcctaagaattgtcatttccattgtcaaaaatgaaaaaatttcgcccctgacggggcaattacacatcatagtaagccttgcgtcttttgacgaatatgtccctctgtgaaacatacctttgataagccccttttccatcttattacagtgttaTAACGTTTAACCTTAAAACCGAATGAAAGTGGTTCACCaatgctgtgtcggctaacaaacgcgcggtcgcacAGAAACGCTCggaccggggtggtgtttcatcaatattttcgtccgacaagttgtcagatctgacaactttcctgtattctgataggttgagaagcattgttaccatagcaactgtcggataaaacaggacttggcggataaaacgtccgacaagtccttttatgaaatgctccccggacccgatatcaccaacgcgcgtgaacgctagttactcgagcaacatatggaatatgaaaatagctgtaaaaccgaaaagtttaaagagttatagaggcttgagtagttgcttattggataaatgagaagatgctagcttgagtcggcgaatggagtgcagagcaggagtactcatcaatcaactaatcaagcctcttcaagtcttcaaccttttctggtttactgtctttatcaggactacgctcatttgaacaatcaatttcacttcttcctctaaccactttttcgaaaactccgctattggaatgtaattgttttcttctaaataatgttacataatgtacattatgaactgccgtagtttgttaattcatgattatttacaaattaatatttcctggaatttgatattcatcatttcctagttatggtcacatttcccccagaaaatatgtaaagaaaaaagaacattttgaaggggtcatccaaaagtgcttcccagccatacaaaacaagccaaaggaaacacataaatcgagtaatgttttaaattttcagaaaagtttaaaattgttagacaataattaagcaggtcataattctttttcctccagttacaaaatatgaaacgttttgcctatgcatggataatcagggactgactatctccaatgctgaggtcagaaatgatttgcataaaatggggatttaagtgcttatcgacgtctgccacgtcagaacagtatgacattttgaatttgaaaagacattcattagaatgtctgttgttacgcttcttatgcttaatacactccttgaaacttatgataattgtgctctctcgcgtcgtccgtgtatgtaactgtacataaataaatatttctgaaaggataatgcatgaaaaatgtaatttctggtattttgagtcaatataagcgtattacgtaatttaattgatcagacacaaaaaacacattttgcgcgtagattttataggttctcataaactctgagtatagtctttcgtagtgaattctatgtttaattctcaagaaatttatttttgaattctcttagaaacgcaacttttatactccatttttacacaaagtccttacggGGGTCCAAccccctctcccgctcgatcgcttcggtatctctcgctgtcaaatatattgtgcccccttcgggattttgccaccccaaaactgaaagtgttccggcgcgcctgttgGCGGGGAAAGCCTTTCTTCTATAGTTCCGTGGGTAAACCAATGATGCCGTGGATGGGTTATACAAGGttttatttttaagaatgtTATATGGATTCTCCTTaatgggaagttcaccctgaagaaaaaaaattgttaaaatcgCAGAACAATAATATAAAACATGGGTCCCGGgacattggtgaaggtttgaggaaaattaattaaaaattaggAAAGAATTAGAATTTGTGAGTTGTCATATAAGAGTAGCTGCATTATTTGttatatgtaatataaaatgcataaatttcaattttttaatggtttgtgttgactttatttttttctctctttcaggggcgggtgtgaaatgatttgtttgtttatacCCTAAAGgtacaatttttaattttgtgaaaaaaataaaatttcattgagATTTTTGTTACACGATGTGCATGGAatctgctcgcatatgacgtcacaaataaaaaaaaatatagaattctTATTACACCTTCTTAATTTTTGAGAGAATTTCTCAAACATTCACGAGACAGTATGTTTATTGcatttttctcttgtttttacAATAAACGTTTATAAGGCTAAACTTCCCTTTTTGAAAACTTGGTATAAAcatcttacaaatttatttttgttaatctCCTTTTTCAGAGTACTTCCTCAGGCGATTGGTGAGAGGCATGGCCTAGCTCTAGCTGGAATCATGACGTGGTGAGAATTTACAATGAAATACTTTATATAAGTTTTCTATAttccatttattattttattattatcataaatatcattattattactataattgttataattaatgtcattatcatcattactgttATTAATATAGCTATCACTATTACTACTACATACtataatgattatttcattattgttattatcatgataacgatcatcatcatcatcataatcaccccCATCATCAGTGTTTTTAACAAATTTTGTTTCCTTGTCAAAATGGGGGAGAGAACAATGATAATTTGATCTCCAGGTCAGTAGCATTGAACGGTGCTGGTACCCGGCATATGATCCTTTAAATCAATTATTGGCAGGATAATGTATCTTTTTCTAAAAATTACAGGGTTGGTCCGACATTGTCCCTGGaatatataaatttttattttaccgATCATTAACTAACTGCAAGCTTGTCTATTAtgctttaaaattcattttcttatgaGTATAAGAGATATACTTATTGCTCGCGATCAATATATGTACGAAGAGTGTTACTGGGCACCCTGCAGAAAATGTATTCTAAAAATAGAGTGAAAAATGATAGCAAAATATTAgtgaagatttgaggaaaatccattgtaagaaagttattggaatttcaggtttttgatttgtgacatcattttGCGTAATATACATTCCATTTTTGTTAATGGCTCGTTatagcttttttatttttttcgctTTAGGAATGAATTtgctgaaggtacaataaaactattttcatatttcattgattttttaccctACGATATGCatggaagctgctcgcatatgaagTCACAACgcaaatattatatatatgtttgtattATTCTTTGTGCTATTATTACAGTAACTTGTTATCAGGgtggacttcccctttaaactctTGATACAAGAacttatatacagtgcgtcccagaaaaaacgaaaccgagatttatcgatgatttatcataacttaatcacaaatacagtagacaaatgacctaccattttaaagcttagaatctcctctttcatccgggattatttaaattatttctcattcacgcaagAGTGAGCAAAaccaatttgaaaaggggattccaaaaagtcacttggcgggctgtatctaggtttaaaaagaaaaccatatttttaaaaggttcaatatctgctctttaatgtgatacctcaattacagaaaatggtcaaggaataacaaagttctggttattaaaaataagggttgaatttcaataatttcataaaatgaagaggttttacaggttagcgttcaaactcactcgacgctctgttttgttgacgatcagccatgcattaacccttttgttaccgtgcgatagtttctgtgggaaactggtgaaaacacgtttatttaataaaattatagaaatacaagcattgttttgagggatcacaacttttttacttcttgaccatttgtTGTGATTAGGgtataaaagagcagatattgaactttttagccatgtgactttctttttgaaatttagatacaccccgccaaatgagttttttgtcactcatgcgtgaaggaggaataatctaagtagtactagataaaagaggagattctaagctttacgttggtaggtcatttgtctatttcatttatgattaagttatgataaatcatcactaaatctcggtttcgtgttttctgggacgcactttATAAGAAGTGATCAGATGAAATACTGAGCTGATGGACTCAATGATTATATCAGTCACATTTGACTATTAACATTTCTGACTAACATGAAGTGAGACATACGACTCAAAATACACACATAGAACTATGATTTTGTCATTTTAGCtgattcatttctaaaaatattttaagagtTTTTACTAGAAGTGGTAGGAGTtgcattagtagtagtagtaatatagtaGTATAGCGGCAGCATGCAGCAGTAGCatagtagcaatagtagtatagtagaggtagtagtagtagtattaatagtagtagtagtagtattagtagcagtagtagtagtagtagtagtatagtagtagtagtagtatagtagtagtagaagtagtagtagtaattaaGTAGTATAGTAGAGTAGGAGGAGGAAGGAGGCTATATGGTATTATTACAAACGAAACGGTActcctggggcccgtcttataaagagttgtgattgatccgatcaatcgaatctatggaaatccagcaaagtcaacgtattaaatgcatgtttgttcaaaatatttactagatatgaatgtatatccatgaatccattatttcttaaaaatttggtgtgttctcctcagtggcgtaactacatgggggggggggcattgggggcacgtgcccccccatcggctggcaaaaaaaaaaaaccggtgaaaatgagaaaaagagggaaaagggaagagaaacgtagtgggaaaagaagaaattattgttcattataatgttatattatgttatgttatatgttatgttaaataagaagcattttttcatagtttataaaacattatttgcttcattgtgtcttcattgttcatgttgttCCTGGTgttcgcatagactgtttaactatatatataatcccgttgtactaaaacctcccgttttcaaatcaatatacaacaaatatatttcctcgcaattcgagttattattgttttatgtagtgacatattcttcgttttcatgactacttaaagtgattgccctattttaaggtcttgttataaaacaatttttgtccgtgctaacgttcgcataagtagattggtgagatttctgctcttcattaACTTAgatcagtccttaaaacgtcaatttttctgatctgaatataaaaaaatgttcagctcgcgcttcgcgctcgcatcacttggttagtgaaatacgtagggtcttagtgaatttctacaaacaagccttagaatgcccctcttcaggtctgaatttcctacataattttcagctcgcgcttcgcgctcgcagtatttgattagtgagatgcatatgataatcatgattacaattacttcaaaaagtacttcatgtgtttagatgtaattctaacaaaatcagcaagcgcttggcacttgcattagatgactatggtgagataattatgtatacccttaatgaattcctaaaaaacatagtccttaaaatatccatgtttggggtcaatatatacaaaaaatttagctcgcgcttcgcgctcgcatcatttggttagtgaaatatgcACGGTCTTagggaattcctacaaacaCGCCTTAGAATACctctcttcatgtctgaatttcctaaattttcagctagcgcttcgcgcttgcagtatttgattagtaagatgcgtttgataatgattacaatgactaccaAAGGTGcctcatgactgtgtttagaagtaattctgacaaaatcagcaaaggatggcattagcattagatgactatggtgagatatttatactcatAATGGATTCTGAAattagtccttaaaatttccctgtttagggtcaatatataaaatttttggctcacgcttcgcgctcgcattgtttgtttagcgagacagttacgtatcatgaataaaacaaaattgcttataatttccctttttagctctgaatatcaaaaattttcagctcgcgcttcgcgctcgcattattcaatcagtgagatacatatccgtttaatggcactgcatgtccataaaatatctctattaggtcagtatacgctaagtgactcaaaatttttgctggtgccccccccaatgccgtgacccacggtacgccactggttctCCTTAATAAAGGACATTTAATAAATTTCCTGTATTATAGAAAAATCATAGCACTGATaaatttccatagagttacgattgattggatcaatcgtaactctttgtaagacagggccctgatattacactgtaaaaactgtggtgttaaaactgataccaattggtgttaatagaggaccacaccctgggtgttaaaactacaccctagagattgcacataacactaaagagtgtaaatgtaacaaccaaaggtgttgtaataacacctataggtgtaaaactaacaccaccaatttaacaccgatgtaaaataactggtgtggtcctctatgtacaccggttaacaccacagtttttgagGTGTACACTTTGTAATATCACTTCGCAGGTTAATTTGTGTATCTCTCAATGTTCCTATTCTTCATTGTGGCATGGCCCGTTGCGTTTCTTCTTTCTATCTGCCTGGGAACTAGAAAAGAGAGATTCTATCAGAGATCAGGCAAGGTTTCTTGTTTATCTATAGAATCAGATACCTTATAGTATTGAAAAACTATATATTGTATTATTACAAACTCCTAATATTACACTTTGTTACTGTCACTTCATAGGTTTGTTTATCTCTCAATGTTCCTGTTCTTCATCGTGGCATGGCCCGTTGCGTTTCTTCTTTCTATCTTCCTGGGAACGAGAAAGGAGAGATTCTACCAGAGATCAGGCAAGGTTTCTTGTATATTTATAGAATCAGATACCTGACAatattatattgaaaaaaaaatctgtacggCCATTGGTTGGAACTATGGTTGAGGTATCATGtgacatgtatttatgttttaaaccaaatcaataaataaaatcagagatgataaaataaaagaagattaaataaaataaaataaatgaaatgaaaaaaataaagaaaataatgaaaattaaataaaaatgtaaaataattgaaaagaaaatatggttTCCGAAGTGGTGCCGGAATGTGTGTTGAAACTTGAGACTagattccattttcttttcattcatgtttttaataagaaatacTTCGTCGGGTCTCAGGgcaaataacaacaacaaaatggtaattttaTTATCTTAATCTAAACGTCGTCAAAGAATGTTACAAGAAATATTTACACGTGAAAGTcaagataacttttttttatagcaaACGGGtcacaagaaaaatatgtttaaaaaatgtgaaatattgacaaaattacTTAATAAATTAGTTTAGTCAGCTCATGTCTAATGGGAAGGGGGGCGTCTAacatggggagcgtttcatgaaacgacctgtcggacattttatcttATAAGTCCCGGTTTATCTGACAGTTTACCATCATAGTAACagtgactctcagccaatcaaaatcaaggaaggatgtcagatctgacaacttgttggaaaTAATGTTGATGAGACGCTCTCCAGGCTTCGAAGTCTTGTCATCCcgatgcaataaaaaaaaaaaagaaagttggCGGGAGGATTTGGATCTCGGAAGATTAATTCATATTTGGAATACTTTGCATATCGACTTTTTTTTAGATTCCTTTCGCTTaaaatgaaaagtgtgtaaTGATGGATTTGGAAACCTCTACAATGATgcacataataataaaagaatgtttttcttaTAATTAGAACTCATTGCTCTAATGGAACTTCAGATGACGTCACCAGACGCTGCGGCTGAGAAAAAGAATTTGAGTCCGGATGAGGTGCTCATCATAAAGGGCGCATTGGATGCGGGTAGGAAGGTTGCCATGGATGCAATGATACCACTGAATGAGGTAAGAAGATGGTTTGGGAGTTTGAGGTTGCCATGGATACAATGATACCAATAGATGAGGTAATACGGTTTGGGGGGAGTTTGGGGACCTGTAGATTGGAGACCTATACTCATTGAATGGATTAATAAcgatttcaaattcaaattcaagtttattCATATCAGAAAAagtataaaacaaattattattattataattgcaTCCGATGGTACAACTGATAATCTATTTCATAAACAGTAATAAAAAGTTCACAATGGGGAGATTAAGTCATCAATATCATATCTAAATTTGTACCAAGGTATAAACAATTACactgtttcttttatttcaaaatcctccaatcaatatttcatctttCCGATCGATGTGACGTTTTAGGTTCCTCCTCAGTTTCCATTGGTGAACTTCTCTCACGTGACCGCCCGCAAAGACCAGAATGCAAACACATTCGGTGACCCGAATACGACGAATTTTTTCGAAGACGAGTTTGAGGATCGAGGGGTAATGTCAGACACGGACTCAGGGGGTCGCCAGCCCCTCCATGCAGTCGCTTCAAACACACCCCTCTATGATATCCTGGATGAGATGAATATCGGATGCTATCGTGTAGCGGCTGTGTATGATAATGTGACTGGGGTAAGTGTGTGTTGTCAccgattttattttgaaaaatcacattttacttaTTGCAATGGACCTATATTTGGTCCCTTTATAacattgttggctcattacgccaatGATTTAGAGACGTAAAGCGCTGGCAACTTATTTACCCCCCATCTAATCTTACCCCTCACCCCTTTCTTCCCTGTAGGTTGTCAGGGGAATTCTAACCCTGCAGAATGTGTTGGATGTAATTCTTGGACAGAGTCGTTCGTCAATTCGCCGAGACTCTAGAAAAATGAcaatcaagaaaatgaaattggtcCAGTCCCGACGCCAGCTCGCCATTGATCGACGCTTATCCCTCCCTGAAGATACTTTCAAATATGTGGTAAGCCATGATAATGTTTGTGCATAAttcatgttattattatgatcacgATGGTGTATAAGCATGACTCAGGGGCGGAGGGGCCGGGGGCAGGGGGatggcacttgccccccccccaacaaaaaaaatcccgtAGGAATCAAAGTcctcttttttcaaaatagaaatgccctttttggaaaaagaaatgtgcccctttttgaagtaaataaaagactagaaatttacaaaaaaaaatatttagctcgcgcttcgtgctcgcatcagtTATTGCTTAGAAAGGTACTCATTGTGTTCCTGAtgacaaaaatgcttagaaagCTCAAGTTTTAAGGTTGGAAtatcaccaaaaaaaatttgctcgcgctcgcatcaattatttctttttagaaaGGTACTCATGGGGTTCCTGGTTAGAAAACTGCCtggaatgtccagttttcaggttttGATATCACaactttttgggggggggcccgcgcttcgcgttcgcatcagTTATTGCTTAGTAAGGTACTCATTATGTTCCTGGTTACAAAATATACttagaatatccagttttcaggttggaatatcacaagaTTTTTGGCTCGCAgggctcgcgctcgcatcaattattgtttagtagGCCTACTCATTGTGTTCCTAGTTAGAAAAATGCTTAGAAACACACTACTTCATGCTGATGATAATCTcatcatggtgaaaatatctgtttgcaccaaaatgacCAGTTTGACTTAGGCCTAAGtgcccttttttggctttgcccccccccccatgaaaatacgttccgccgcccctggCATGACTTTGATTTATAACGAAGTTGCCGATTTGGTATTTGACTTTCTAATATTCACTAAAAATTAGGACCATGCTTATTGTTACTGACTAACTGACGGACGGACTGACTGACTAACTACTTATTGAATTTCTTACTGACTTAGGCcctacttcatttttttttacttatacaGTACGCTATAGTGCTCTGAATACAAACCGAGTTATGGTCAACGCTAAGTTAATTCTGATTTGGGAATAAATAGTTTGACTTATCCGGCTCAAAGTTGTGCGTTCTCAACTGAAAATCGACTTACTCTGAGTTAAATGATTCTGAAAACGAGTATCTTTGACCATTTTGACTCGCTTTGACTATAAGAATGATTccattgttcagaattttatgttGATGCAATGCAAGTTTTACATTCGTTGAAACCAGATATTCTTCTTATCATTGCTATTAATGATATGGTATTTCGATGAAAGCTCTTTCCGGATATTGTTTAACCAAATGTTGATTACTTCATAGAAACTTCGACTTCCTGGAGAAAGCCCTTTGATCTCTTGACAACATCGCAGATTAATCTACACATCAGGAACTGACAAGTGCCCATTTGGAATGACCACAGACTCAACGTTGAGGGCTTGTGCTGACAATTACGTGTGGACGGTTCAAGAACTCAAtaagtgtataatgaaaataatgcccgtcaaatgataatgaacaatttaatttgatttgactttattttacatatttcacaagtacaataaaaaaaatatgaaaacaatatcagaaAACTCATGAGAATAGAAACCAGACAAGGCAtaacaattaattcaaattaaagaaaatagcgatttggaattaaagacaatttaaaagagtgaaatatgagGGGACCTGcataaaaagcaaagcttgttaagTCTACAGGATCCAGAAAAATGCAGTCTAAATGAGGAGAGGACAGGTAAGTAAATTGATTATAACAAAGTAATGCCAAAATGTTACGATTGTGGATATGTAaggaatgtaaaaaataaaataataataaaataaataaataaaaaagagtctGCCACTGTATGACTATTATTTATTACTCATTACTCAGACAGAGCGTATTAACAAAGTACATGAATATAAAAGTTACAAAGGGAAATTATAAGAATTGATAAGCATTGCTTTCAATTTACGTTTGTATATATGAAGTGAGGCACTATGTACCATATCATGGGGAAGATCTTTCCAAAACCTGGGCCCTTCAAATGCGATTGTTCTTTGAGCAAGGAGACTGCGAGTACGCGGAAGGTGATAGGAGTCACTTAGCCGAGTGGGATATATATGTGTGGATTAGATTGTTCCTTTGAAACAtagaaacaaatatatcaggcaaTTCATATCTTGAAAGCTGAAACATAAATATACCAACTTGAAATGCAtatatatcagaaattttgagtaCTTTATTTTGGAAAAGTAATGGGTTTGTATGGGAATAAAAACCAACTTGATTAACCACCTTAATTGCTCGTTTTTGTATCgtgaatattttatcaattaagGTTGTATTGCAATTACCCCAGGCCAATATTCCATAATTCATATGGGATAAAACAAGTGTAgaatataatgtttttaaaatgtgatgaggaaaaaaatattttagtttattcAGAATGCCAGTGTTTCGAGAAGATAACTTACATATATAATCAAtttgacattttcatgatcTATGTAAAGACCGAGAAATTTTGGGAgatctttgtcgaaaatttgtaAACCGGAACAGTAGTTTCGTCCAAAGTTTACGAGCTGATGTCGTTTGTCCATGCATGCCTTGAGTTGAGGACGGAACTGCTCTTCTGATTCACCACtgtcgacaaagacttcttgattGTTCTTTGTCGAAGGGCAATTGAAAAATAGAATTTCTGAATGTTCTTGATCACTCTGTACgttaatgggtgatttcaagttcagtgttgacctcttggtgttggtgttaggtcaatttttacacgattataacgccaaaaataaaatgaagatagtcctgaaaagtcactcactatttgttgaGATgttaataatgtgatctggatcagttttacaaactatgaataagttttggagctaggggaagcaatccaaatttcaacactaacaccaacatcaaggccaacaccggacttgaaatcacccaatgagcGAAAACTCCATCCTTTAATATCGCAGTCACACGAAGGAAAcggactccaaaccgaccgatggtatgccATTCTCAGCAATATATCTTTGATCGATCTGAAGTCAAATTGGTATAATGTGACTGCAACGTATACGATATTgtaaccagaaaaaaaaaaaaacgacataTGCATGTTGTCGGCCCACCATCGTAACTGTCTTCTTAATTGCATAGGGGCCTATGTCGAGCTATATAATGTGAAATAAAGGACTTTTAtgttcaaatcatttttaattgataATAGGGGTAAGAAGAAAATGGA
It encodes the following:
- the LOC121413545 gene encoding DUF21 domain-containing protein At2g14520-like, yielding MNSTFSMDTPIPTRLTTMENLTNLTTISTSLTTLANSTASTMINSSISTSPKTLLNSTTISIMNSTISTINSTTNLNTTSSVGLSSSVQYVPLDYHEALDLVNASLLCATSIQRFVEPNDTWFFISIFLYVTLSLMSGLYSALTTSFFSLDLTRLELCIRQGSARERLYAYRVIPLLKSPHMLLVTLNIGSVAAIVCLPILLNFIVRPVFSILLSSFVVFFFNKVLPQAIGERHGLALAGIMTWFVYLSMFLFFIVAWPVAFLLSIFLGTRKERFYQRSELIALMELQMTSPDAAAEKKNLSPDEVLIIKGALDAGRKVAMDAMIPLNEVPPQFPLVNFSHVTARKDQNANTFGDPNTTNFFEDEFEDRGVMSDTDSGGRQPLHAVASNTPLYDILDEMNIGCYRVAAVYDNVTGVVRGILTLQNVLDVILGQSRSSIRRDSRKMTIKKMKLVQSRRQLAIDRRLSLPEDTFKYVKLRLPGESPLIS